The Halorubrum salinarum genome segment TACTCCTCGGCGACCTCGTCGGCCTGGTACCAGTCCTGTCCCTTCACGTTGTCCGTGGTGGACGCCCGACCGACAAAACCGTACTGGAAGCGGTCCGACGGGGACCTCGGTTCGGGCGGTCCGAGCCGTTCCGACGGCGGTCGTCGGTCACCCGCTCGTGGCGACGTTCTCGGCGGGGATCTTCACGATCACGCGGGCGCCCTCCTCCTCGTCGTGGTGCGGATACTCGTCGACGCCGAAGTACCGGCGGGCGAGCTCGTCGATGTGGTCGCGCGCCCCCTCCTCCGTCAGTTCGGCCTCGCCGCGGACGGAGACGTAGCGGTACGGGTCGTCGGGGTCGAGCACGCTGACGCCGACCTTCGGGTTGTGGCGGACGTTCCGCTCCTTGCGTCGCCCGCGGGCGGTGTTCACGAGGACGTACTCGCGGTCCTCGTGGTCGACCCACACCGGCGTGACGTGGGGGAGGCCGTCGGGCCCGACGGTCGCGAAGTGCGCGTACGACTCGGCTTCGAGGATGTCGACGTGGGACTCGGGGATCACGAGCCGGCGTACGGGCCGCCGCCGGAAAACACGCCTGATCGATCGTGTATGAGAGCGAGCCGAAGAGTGATATTAACACATTATATTATCACAGGCGGATTCCCCTATATGTAGCCAACCTTTACCACTACCCACGGGATTCGTGTGAGACATGAGTACCAGTCCCGCGGAGACCGCTGACCAGGACCGCCTGTCGGAGAGCGAGTATCGCGACCGCCTGCGCGAGCTTCCCCCGAGCGCGAAGCTCGTCGCGAAGGTACTGGAGGGGGACGCGCCCCTCTCGCAGGGCGGCCTCGCCGAGGAGTCGCTGCTGCCCGACCGCACCGTCCGCTACGCGCTCAACCGCCTCGAGGAGGAGGGCCTCGTCGACTCGCGGTACAGCTTCAAGGACGCGCGCAAGCAGGTGTACTACCTGACGATCTGAGCGGCCCTCGGACCGTTATCGCCGGCCGCAGTCGGCGCGGCGTCGGTTCGGGCCGATCGAACGCACACGTTGCCCTTTTTACCTCCTCGCCCCGATAGCGGGTCGTATGGACCTCTCGGTCGTCGTCCCGACGCTCAACGGTCGGGACCGGTTGGCCGCCTGCCTCGACGCGCTGGCGGCTAACGCCCCCGACGCCGAGGTCATCGTGGTCAACGGCCCCTCGGCCGACGGCACGACCGGCATGGTTCGCGACCGCGACGACGTCGACGTGCTAGTCGAAATCTCCGACCGGACGGTGAACGTCGCCCGCAACGCCGGCATCGAGGTGGCGACGGGCGACGCGGTCGCGCTGGTCGACTACGACAACCGCATCGAGCCGGGGTGGCGCGACGCGGTCGCGGACGGCCTCGACGCGGCCCCCGTGGTCTCGGGCCCGGTGACCCCGATCCCGCCGAGCGAGGCGGACGGGGACGCGGACCGCGCGGCCGACGCGGCGGCCGACGATCCGAGCGAACCGGAGCGCAACCGGATCGCCGGCCGGGACGTCACCTACTTCGAGGGCGGGAACGTCGCGTTCCGGCCCGAGGCCCTCCGCGACCTCGACGGCTTCGACGAGTACCTCCGGGTCGGCGGCGCGCGCGACGCGGCCCACCGACTGGCGCGCATGGACCGCGAGGTGGCGTGGCGGCCGGAGATGACCGCGCGGAAGGAACTGCCGACCCCGACCGCCGCGGACGGCGGACGCAGCGCCCACGAGTGGGGCTGGAAGTACCGCGGGCTCGCCTATCGCCTTCTGAAGAACTACGGCGTGCGGCCGACCGTCCTCTTCCGGACGGGGTCGCACGCGATCGGCGACGCCGTCGGCGCGGCGCGGGACGTCGTCCGCGGTGAGTCGACCCCCTCGCGCTGGGCCGCGACGGGTCGCGACGTGATCGTCGGGCTCACCGGGGGCGCCTCCGACGGGATCGTCGCGCGGCGGCGGGACCGGAGCCCGGCAAAGAACCCGAACGGCGTC includes the following:
- a CDS encoding glycosyltransferase family 2 protein; the encoded protein is MDLSVVVPTLNGRDRLAACLDALAANAPDAEVIVVNGPSADGTTGMVRDRDDVDVLVEISDRTVNVARNAGIEVATGDAVALVDYDNRIEPGWRDAVADGLDAAPVVSGPVTPIPPSEADGDADRAADAAADDPSEPERNRIAGRDVTYFEGGNVAFRPEALRDLDGFDEYLRVGGARDAAHRLARMDREVAWRPEMTARKELPTPTAADGGRSAHEWGWKYRGLAYRLLKNYGVRPTVLFRTGSHAIGDAVGAARDVVRGESTPSRWAATGRDVIVGLTGGASDGIVARRRDRSPAKNPNGVSTRADRAVAKYDRRGEAGRDEDAAADEAAGATDAE
- a CDS encoding MarR family transcriptional regulator, whose amino-acid sequence is MSTSPAETADQDRLSESEYRDRLRELPPSAKLVAKVLEGDAPLSQGGLAEESLLPDRTVRYALNRLEEEGLVDSRYSFKDARKQVYYLTI
- a CDS encoding PPOX class F420-dependent oxidoreductase, with the translated sequence MIPESHVDILEAESYAHFATVGPDGLPHVTPVWVDHEDREYVLVNTARGRRKERNVRHNPKVGVSVLDPDDPYRYVSVRGEAELTEEGARDHIDELARRYFGVDEYPHHDEEEGARVIVKIPAENVATSG